Part of the Tumebacillus sp. BK434 genome is shown below.
TGAAAGTAGGTGAGTAAGACAGATGTTGAAAAAAACATATGACTGGATTGACGAACGCCTGGGCGTTACACCGATTTGGCGTGACATCGCCGATCACGATGTCCCGGCTCACGTCAACCCGGCGAACAAGATGTCCGCGTTCGTCTACTGCTTCGGCGGCCTGACGTTCCTGATCATCGTCACCCAGATTTTGTCCGGTATGTTCCTCGCTATGTACTATGTGCCTGATATTGTAAACGCTTATCGTTCTGTACAATACATCACGGATGAAGTATTGCTTGGCAACATTGTCCGCGGTATGCACTTCTGGGGCGCGTCATTGGTCATTATCATGATGTTCCTGCACATGCTCCGCGTATTCTTCACCGGTTCGTATAAAGCTCCGCGCGAGCTGAACTGGGTTGTCGGCGTCTTGATCTTCTTCGTCGTCATCGGCTTCGGCTTCACCGGCTACCTCTTGCCGTGGGACCAAAAAGCTTACTGGGCGACCGCTGTAGGTGCTCAGATCGCAGAGACCGTTCCGTTCCTTGGTCCGTACATCAAGACCCTGCTGATCGGCGGCGACATCCTCGGCGCGCTGACCCTGACTCGCTTCTTTGCGATTCACGTGTTCTTCTTGCCGGCTGCTCTTCTCGGGCTGTTGGGCTTGCACTTCATCATGATCCGCAAACAAGGTATCGCCGGTCCTCTCTAAGATCGATGCGGGTTCAGCTCAACTGTTAACTGAGAAGGAGGTTAAAAAGAATGGCTCACGATCATTTTCGCGACCGCATTCCTGGCACACCGCGCTTTAAAGAAAAAGACAAGAAGAAGCCGCTCGGAACGGAAC
Proteins encoded:
- the qcrB gene encoding menaquinol-cytochrome c reductase cytochrome b subunit, which gives rise to MLKKTYDWIDERLGVTPIWRDIADHDVPAHVNPANKMSAFVYCFGGLTFLIIVTQILSGMFLAMYYVPDIVNAYRSVQYITDEVLLGNIVRGMHFWGASLVIIMMFLHMLRVFFTGSYKAPRELNWVVGVLIFFVVIGFGFTGYLLPWDQKAYWATAVGAQIAETVPFLGPYIKTLLIGGDILGALTLTRFFAIHVFFLPAALLGLLGLHFIMIRKQGIAGPL